The Lolium perenne isolate Kyuss_39 chromosome 6, Kyuss_2.0, whole genome shotgun sequence genome segment ATTCCAGGCTTTGTCTCCAAAGTTCTAACTTCCTATTGACCCCCGTTCGATTATCATCGATTAGGACCACATCATCCGtaaagagcatacaccatgggatatCTCCTGGTGTAGTCATACACCATGGGATATCTCCTGGTGTAGTCCTACACCATCGATTATCATCGATTAGGACCACATCATCCGtaaagagcatacaccatgggataACCGCCTCGTGACttcatccatcaccaaatcaaatagataagggctcaaagctgacccCTGGTGTAGTCCTATTTTAATCGGGAAGTCATCGGTATCGTCATCTcttgttcgaacacttgtcacaacattaccgtacatgtccttgatgagggtaatgtactttgctgggactttgtgtttctccaaggcccaccacatgacgtGTCGCAGTATCTTGTCGTGGCCTTCTCCAAGTCAATGAACATCATACGTaggtccttcttttgctccttgtatctctccatgagttgtcgtaccaagaagatggcttccatggtcgacctcccaggcatgaaaccaaaCTGATTTTTTGTCACGCTTGTCATTCGTCTTAAAcggtgctcaatgactctctcccatAGCTTCATTGTATGGCTCATAAGCTTAATTCCACGGTAGTTAGTACAACTCTGAACATCTCCtttgttcttgaagattggtactaaTATACTGCGTCTCCATTCTTCTGGCATCTTGTTTGCCCGAAAAATGGAGTTGAAGagcttagttagccatactatcgcTATGTCTCCGAGGCCTCTCCACATCTCAATGGGGATACCATCAGGGCCCATTGCCTTGCCTCCGTTCATCCTTCTCAACGCCTCCTTGACCTCAGACTCCTGGATTCGTCGCACAAAACATTTACTGGTATCATCAAAGGAGTTGTCCAGTTCAATGCAATGGTAGAGCTCTCAGTCTCCCCATTGAACAGCCTGTCGAAGTACTCCCGCCATCTATGCGTCAACATCCCTCGTCTTCCTCTCTCGGATCTTGGCCATCCTATAGATGTCATTTTCGCCTTCCTTCGTCCCTAACCGCGGGTAGAGGTCCTCATACGCCTAACCCCTTGCTTCACTCACAGCTTGCTTTGCGGCCTTCTTTGCCATCTTGTAATTCTCCATGTTGTCTACACTCCTATCCAGGTACAGGCGTCTGAAACAATCTTTCTTCTCCTTAATAGCCTTCTGGACATCGGTGTTCCACCACCAGGTATCCCAAACTTCGCTTCTACTTCCCCTGGACACTCCAAACTCCTCTAAGGCCACCTTACGAATACAGGTCGCCATCTTCATCCACATATTCTCCGCATCACCTTCTTCCTCCCAAGGACCCTCCTTAATGACCCTCTCCTTAAACGTCTGAGCTACCTCCCCCTTGAGCTTCCACCAGTTAGTTGTAGCGACTTTCGCACGCTTATCCCGCTGGACATGAAGTCGAAAGCGGAAGTCAGCCACCACAAGCTTATGCTGATGGACAACACTCTCTCCAGGTATCACCTTACAATCTAGGCACGCACTCTGTCTTCTCTCCTTGAGAGGATGAAGTCAATCTGGCTGCTGTGGTGACCACTACTAAAAGTCACTAGATGTGATTCTCTCTTTTTAAAGAGGGCGTTAGCTACGATCATGTCATACGCTAAAGCAAAGCTTAGGACATCTTCCCCTTGATCCATGATGCCATAGCCAAAGCCCCATGCACCCCTTCAAAACCTATGTTACCTATGAAGAGTTTTCCACCATTGGGTATACCCCTGACCAAATCCTCTAGGCCTTCCCGGAACTCTCTCTTGGTGCGGGGCATAAGCGCTAATAACATTGAGAACTAAGTCCCCAACTACCAGCTTGACCAGGATAATCCGGTTCCCACATCTCTTGATGTCTACCACTCCAGATTTGAGGCTCTTGTTGATCAAGATCCCTACTCCATTTCTGTTTGGAGTCGTTCCCGTATACCACAGCTTGAAGCCGGTATCCTCTACTTCCTTCGCCTTCTGTCCCCTCCACTTGGTCTCCTGGACGCAAAGGATATCAACGCCTCTCCTCACCGCTGTATCAACTAGCTCCCGAAGCTTACCTGTCAGGGAACCTACATTCCAGCTACCTAAGCGAAACCTCCTAGGCTCGGCTAGCTTCCTTACCCTTCGCACTCGTTGAGTCAAATGTGAAGAGCCTTGCTCATTTTCCACTACACACGGGCGCCGATGTAGCGCGCCACTAAGGATTTGACGACCCGATCCTTGCTCACTTGCCACCGTATCCCGATCAAGATACGGCGCGCCACCTAGGGGGTGATGACCCGGCCCTTGCCCATTTGACACCACACCCGGGTTCCGATATGGCGAGTCGCTAAGAGGGTTACGCCCCAATGAAAATCTTTTGGGTTTCATCTCCATAAGAGTGGCTGGGTTTTTTACGTTGGCTCGCCAAGCCTATCACAACCCTCCTCCTTTACCCGGGCTTGGGACCGGCTATCTTGGGACAACATTGGCGGAGTTTGTTGTGAAGCCACCATTTGCCAGCACCGCTCAGCGTGTCTCACTTACTTGAGAATCTGGAGGCCCAAAAACCTGAGCCTCTGTTGTGGCCTGTCCTCCGTTGCCATGTCACAGTGCTATAGTTTGCCATGTGATTAACTTTTTACAACTGCCACCACATTGAATCTATAATGTGCATAAACACGATACGCTTTCTGTATGAATTTACATTACGTATTACTCTGGTGGAGCTATTTTGCTTGAAAAGGTGATTTTCGTTTGGTAAATTCAGGACAAAATCAGCAGTCAGTTTGAGTTATCATGTCCATGATTGACACTGAAATTTTGGCCCAACAAATTGCTTCCTTGCTGTTTATATTGCTGCGAAAGTGCTGACTTTCAGTTTCTCCCGTCAGTTAGAATTATGAAAGGATATTATTAGAGTTCTGGTTCACTCTTGAAGCTCTAGAATTCCAGGTTACGGTtttatcatttttttgatttGTAATGTATGCTCTTATTACTCTGTGGTTACGCACTCACATAAAAAAGAACTTGAATCGATGCAATATGTGTGGATGGAATATAAAAGTAGTTATCAGTAGGTCCAACTTTCCCATGCAAAACCTTCGCTCAGTTGTCTTGGGTGTTGTGTCAAGGCCCAATGACTCGGGTCAGTACCAAGCTTAGGAGTTGTCGCCTGCAGGAATATTCACATGAACAGTGTCCAGGCCAACAGTACAGTGGTCGAGTAATCAAGGAGATAGTAGCTCATTAGTTAGTAAGGATTCCTATTTGGTTAGGAAAGTGACATGCCTAAATAGGAGGTCCCGATTGTAAGGTAAGGGACAGCAGGGTGAATTACTGGTTATATATAACATAGCATAATTTATCTCGTCAACATCAAAATAATAACAATGCATGTCTTGAAAATGTCAAAAAAACTGCACCTTGTGCATGAGCAATGTATTCTTGCTATCTGTTCACCTGTGTCAAAGTTCTGAGTTATATAATACTATTCTTTCAGGGTACTCCCTATTTCTCGCTCTAGTTATTGACCGCCTCCACCAGTACATCAGAGAACTACGTGGGTTAAAGAAGAATGTAGAGGCTGCATCGAAGCAGAACAAAATGTTAGAGGAAGCAAAGCATGGAAGTTCTGAGGAGAAACTGAAATACCAGGAAGAGATCACCACTCTGAACGAGGAGATGAAGAAACTGAAGCTACAAGTTCAAGAAAAGACTGAGGAAGTCCATATTGCTGAGGACAAGACGCTTGCAATTCAAAAACAATCTGAAACTTTGCTGCTTGAGTATGACCGGCTCCTGGAGGACAATCAGCATCTCCGGGAGCAGCTGCAGTCAATTGATCTCAGGCTCTCCGGTTCTTGAGAGTAGAATATTCAATAGCATTATCCTATCATGAACTTACTTTCTGTTGCAAGAGATTATCTATTTTGTTTTAGTGGCACTATTCCCATAGGATGTTTATACCCAAAGAACATGCTAATTTAGTAGTGCCTCATTTTTGCTGTCTTTACTAAACAGTATATTGCAACCGATACTGATTAGGTGATTACATGAGTAGTGCTCTAGAAAATCTTTGTTGTTCTTATGATGAATTAAGGTTCCATTCGTATGATCGAATATGAGAACTGAAGTTTAGTATTATTTGTGCAGACTGATTCCTCTGTATTCTGAATCTGACCAAAGAGAAAAGGACCCTTTTCAATAAGGTCAAATCATTGAAAAAACTTAACTAACTAAACAGAATGGTTAAAGATTTCTGGGTCTGAACTTGATATTTTTCTCCAATTGAAAGTTGGAAAACTCCACCCAGAAACTCAACTTGGAGCAGTTTTTAAATTTGAAGTAGAATCGCACACTTGTTTTCCACATGATCATTATTTTGattatagtttctccaattaattTACAAGAGTGAAAGGATTTTGGTTTGTCATGCAAACAAATTTGCCAATTTTGTGCCAATAATGATTTCCCTCCCACATTATAAATATGTTTTTGGCAGATTTGGTTGCAGTTATGTTGACCACGGATGAAGTGGAAACTTCAAATGGAGGCTGAGCTCCAGGAAGAATTTACTATTAAAATTTCTCAAGTCATATTTCAAAgctttattttttttgaaaaaaatcatAGATGTAGGCAATGATGTACTACGAGCTGTGAAATATCAGTGTGAA includes the following:
- the LOC127325962 gene encoding uncharacterized protein; amino-acid sequence: MIQLLFVVLVGEATVATALLFKTPLRKLAVLGLDRLKRGRRAPVAVKTVAGVVLTLLASTLYSMAEISGRVGDPESGGGAALSPTDQVLFSRHLLEASLMGYSLFLALVIDRLHQYIRELRGLKKNVEAASKQNKMLEEAKHGSSEEKLKYQEEITTLNEEMKKLKLQVQEKTEEVHIAEDKTLAIQKQSETLLLEYDRLLEDNQHLREQLQSIDLRLSGS